The Betta splendens chromosome 2, fBetSpl5.4, whole genome shotgun sequence nucleotide sequence GGCCTTCATGTTGAAGATAGTGCCCCCTTTGGACATCTCCTGCATCTCCCCCTTCTTCTCCAGAAACCGGGTCTGGGAGACGAGGGGAATGgcctggaacacacacaaacacaaacacaaacacaaacacaaacgtttagcttttttttttttttaaaagctgcCGACGTATATAAATCCTCAGCGCGTTCACTCTCGCGCTACCTTGAGCTTGTCAAACTCCAGCATCTTCGACACCTGGATCAGCTCCTCCATCCGCCGCATCTTCCCCACCTCCGTGTTGCACTCGTCAATAATCTGGGAAAACAGGACCCGCTGATCTGTGAACAGCCACTGGCGTCGCTacaggaatcacagctgggaGTGTCTGGTGCCTTCCTTTGTTCAAACAGCGTGGAGTCAAAGTCCGTGTCTTCTCCGAGCTCATGCAGTAGGAAAATCCCTTACTCACTCATGGGCCCATTTCCAGGGGAATGCGAAGCACGCCAGAGTCAAATcgtattcattcattcattcattcattcatttattcattcattcattcattcattcattcattcagagaGTCTCGGCTTACCTTGGACACTGCACCCAAGGCCTTGGAGACCATCAGCTCGGAATTCGTCTTCTCGTTTGTTCTCTTCAAGATGTTCTGCAacgacagcagcaggaagcatcaTCGCacaaggtgtgtttgtttgcgggTCAAAAGGCAGCGGCTCGCGTTAAGGCAGGATGAGTGCACTGGAATCAGGACGTTCCAGTAGCACTAAAATAAACTCGACCACAGCCTGGTTGGACCAGGAAAAGCTCCTCACACAATGTACTGTGGCGTGTTTTTCAAATACCagacaaaaatatttataactgcTGCAAGTTTACTGTCGTCAAGCTCCAGTTACATCCAGCAGAGACGAGGAAAGCGAGGCCAACAAGGCGTCTCTGCTGATTGCGCTCACCTCAACGAGCATTTTGATGCGCGTGATTCGCTGGAagggcagcagcagaaaggacaTGAAAGGCAGCCGCTGGCACTGCGGCGACTCCTGCAGCCGCGCGATGACCGAGGCGAACTGCGGGTTGGACTTCCTGTtgacagacacatactgtagaaacgCATGCACAAAGACGCCCGGCATGCGAGTTGCTGGGAACATTGCAGAAACACAGCGTCCTATTGATTTTGCCCCAAAAAGAGCTTTGAGTCACAGATGGAGGGGGTTCCTTACATGAGAGTGCTGAAGGTCTGATCCTGGTAAATCTGGTTGCGAACGTAGTCGATGAAGGCATGAAACTTGTGCTGTGCATGGTAGAAAATGATGTCACAGATGTCACTGAAGACCACCTCCTGGAATATGCGCTCCTCCAAGTCCTTGAGGAAACTTTGGAACCACACAAACCATTAGGCTTCATCCTCCCAGTCCTCTCCTGCTGCCCTCTCTGCGCTCTCTTACCTCTCGCTGACCTCTCGGATCTTCAGGATGTTGGAGAAGAGGGTTTTCTTGTCCATGATGATTAGCGTTTCGTCCAGGTCCCTGTTCTCCATGAAGTGCTCGATGAGGATTCGCAGGGAGCGAAGGTAAGAGGCCTCTGAAGTCAAAACCTCAAACATACTCTGCCAGTCAAGAATAGGagaaacatcagctgctgctttaaaatgttacattatCAAACCGTAGAAGCCTTCGCTCCAGAATTTCTTTGTTTAGAAATATGTTGCGAGTGTAAAAGCTTTTATTagctttattatattatattacagcaGTAAGTGAAGCCGCTGGAGAGAATGGACTTTATAGAAAACACCACAATTACTGTCAAACCAGATTTAGAGCTCGACTCCACGtctcccctttctctccttGCCTCATTGATTTCCCCCCTCCCTCAGAACCTCTCACCTCCTGGTACTTGCACTGATCAGATGTGAGCGTCTCCAGAACTCCGCTGTCCCGTACGGCTGGGAGGTCCTGCCACAGGGTGCTCTGGGCCGCACTGGGCACAGGGCTAACCTTCCCAGGTAAAGTCCCATTTCCGTTACCAATGCGAAGGCTGGTCACGTCCACAGAAAAGTCCCCGCTCGCTTTACTGATGTTGCGGCAAACTGTCTGGCGCTTGATTTCCTTGTGGATGACAGTGGCACGGTACGTCTGGTACAGAGGCTCTGGGGGAAAACAGAGCAGACGTCCAGTAAGTAACTAGGAGATCAGGTTGTTTTGTTAGCAAATACGAGGTCCCCCAGGGCCCTATTCTCGTTGTTTCACCTATTTgcaaaattaaaaagtaaagtaagCAATTTCCATTTTATGGGTCTAGAACCATAGAGGAGTGGGGTGGCTGCAATATATGCTAACAAAAAAGTGATTGTTTCATTCTCACCGTCCTGCAGGCGGGACTGCCAGTTCAAAATCGATCCCCTCCTTAACGTcctggaacaggaacaggaaccatGAATTATAAATCATTTTTCTATACAAGCCCCGTAAAAAGACAAATCCCCACCATCTGTTAGTCAAATCTGAAAAAGATGCTGGAATCAGGACGGACGGCTGTCGTTCGAGACGAGAGTTAATCTGCTACAGCACCGAGCCACACACATAACTCACGTTTCAtctgcttccttctctccttcgcTCTCTCCATTCTCGTCTCCATCTGACAGGAGAAAACCAAAATGCATCATTTCACAGACAAAGTCTCTGCGTATCATCCGCAGCTCATCTCCGGTAACGCTTTGCTTGGTCCAAACCTTTCTTTAACGTGAGGTACTGTGACGAGGCAGTGCTGACCCGCCTGGAGTtgggtggcggtggcggagggCGGTGGGGCACAAGGGGGCTCCCTGTTGGGACAGGGGCGGGGGGGCTGCTGTGGGACGAGGGGAGGAGGGCGCGCCACTCCTCCAGGGTGGGCTGGGGGAGCGCGATGCCGCCTCGGTGCACCGGGTTGTGGCTGTGGGTGTCTGGGGCCGTGGGCATGCGAGGCGGGATGGCCGGCGGGGCCTCCGTCAGGCCTGAGGCGGGCTCGGtgctgctgttcatgtgctCCGGGGGGGCGGAGGCCAGCTTGGACCGCCGCGCCGGCATGCGCACCTTGACCAGAGGAGGCTCCACCTCCTTCTTGGGGGCGGGGTTGATCACTTGAAGCACTAACTCGTAAATGCTTTCCTCCTCGTCGTCGTTTGGTTTCTGGTTGACGCAGGGCGACTGAGTTCGTTTCGGAGGAACGGGGGGAGAGTGAGAGCGAGTGATGCCAAGGGAGTTGAAAACTGCGTGAGGGCCCGGGTCCGAGCGCCTCCTCTGAGTCTCAGATATCAGAATGTCCAACGACTGGTGGAACTTTGCTTTGTCCTGATTCACCAGTTGACTCTCCTCACTCACAGACGTCATGTCCACCTCGTCCCCAGTTTCCTCTCCATCTTCAAACTCATCACTCTCCTCCAAatcccccccgtcctccccttTCTGACTTCCCTCGCTGGTCTcgtcctctctttcttcctcttccgcGTCCACGGGCACCCAGACCAGTTTCATGCCCGGTCGATGACGATGGcacatgcagctgcagcctggctcGCAGCAGGGGCTTTGGGCCGGGCCTGCGCCgtgctccgcctccgcctcacCTCCCCCGACAGGAAGGACCTCCACCTCCTTTCCATCAGGAGCTGCGTCAAAAAGCAATTAACTGGATTAAAATGTTTGTAAAGAAGGAAGGCAGCAATCTTGTTGCTATAAATATAATGCAAAGCTCCACTGTTATAAAATGTGCATCCCCCAGACAGATGAGCTCACTTTGATTAGTGGCTGCTGTTTGGCCTTCTATCAAGGCACAAGCGTCTCATTGCTACACAGTAAGTTTGGAAAACCTCAATATTCACATAAGGAAAAGGAAGCAGGGCAGAGGAAGAAGATAAACTGGGTCAGAGGCCACGGAAAAgaaaactcaaacacacagacagagctggtgtgtgtgtgtgttggaataaGAATCCAAATAAACTTGATGATTACAGTGATTTGCAGtgatttgttatttttgtttcaagGTCCCATCTGAAACGTTGGTCATGAAATATTTGATTGCAACCGTAGCAAATGTGACTGTACTCAATGTCATGAAGAAAAATTTTAAGATTTCTGTTAAAGGGGAAGCAAAATTGGGAAGTGATACTGTATGGGTTACTAAGCAGGAAAGCAACACAATGGCTGTTTGTGTTCCCTGCCATGAATCACCTGCAAAACACAAACGCATCTGAAGCCTCACAGGCCACAACCCACAGACTGAAAGT carries:
- the arhgef15b gene encoding rho guanine nucleotide exchange factor 15; the protein is MSVEEPTPPSFLKLEAKSKPDIPPKPPTQSAHPSPEDGDGGARGKVKRIVHKFSLQDSVSEEHPATEAADAAQSKRLKSPPPVKPKPSRVSQQLQAPPLPAKTRGTLQKQKECVQGGGAEGVGAAGRRSAPDGKEVEVLPVGGGEAEAEHGAGPAQSPCCEPGCSCMCHRHRPGMKLVWVPVDAEEEEREDETSEGSQKGEDGGDLEESDEFEDGEETGDEVDMTSVSEESQLVNQDKAKFHQSLDILISETQRRRSDPGPHAVFNSLGITRSHSPPVPPKRTQSPCVNQKPNDDEEESIYELVLQVINPAPKKEVEPPLVKVRMPARRSKLASAPPEHMNSSTEPASGLTEAPPAIPPRMPTAPDTHSHNPVHRGGIALPQPTLEEWRALLPSSHSSPPAPVPTGSPLVPHRPPPPPPNSRRVSTASSQYLTLKKDGDENGESEGEKEADETTLRRGSILNWQSRLQDEPLYQTYRATVIHKEIKRQTVCRNISKASGDFSVDVTSLRIGNGNGTLPGKVSPVPSAAQSTLWQDLPAVRDSGVLETLTSDQCKYQESMFEVLTSEASYLRSLRILIEHFMENRDLDETLIIMDKKTLFSNILKIREVSESFLKDLEERIFQEVVFSDICDIIFYHAQHKFHAFIDYVRNQIYQDQTFSTLMKSNPQFASVIARLQESPQCQRLPFMSFLLLPFQRITRIKMLVENILKRTNEKTNSELMVSKALGAVSKIIDECNTEVGKMRRMEELIQVSKMLEFDKLKAIPLVSQTRFLEKKGEMQEMSKGGTIFNMKAKFNPIHLFLFNDLLIVAVKKSAERFVVVDHAHRSLVQVQPVELSGGGGGCEQLFNLTLLENHQGRMMERLIKVPTQSDMHRWMAMFPSPTNPDAQDNEVIYEDWDCPQVQCLEQYVAQQGDELNLEPTDIVNVIRKSNEGWYEGSRLSDGQKGWFPSANVVEITNEHVRRRNIRERYRVIQAASLVTNKMGSAQ